In the genome of Nycticebus coucang isolate mNycCou1 chromosome 12, mNycCou1.pri, whole genome shotgun sequence, the window CCCTATACTTTCATTCCTTATCACTTTATGTCTCTGTCGGCTTTATTTAATTCTTGACTCCATCAAATACTATTGATGCTCTTCCAGAAAGATATCCTATTAATAGCAAACTGCCAAATGTTGtaacaaacattttatttaggGATCCTCAAGGAAGCAACAAACATGGCTTCAAAATACAGGACTGATTGCTACTCTATAGAGGGAAGAAAACTGTTCTCTTTCATTCTAGAGAAAATGTCCTTTCCACTCACTCTGCTTCCACCCACTTGtccaaataaaatacaataggCAAATACACTTTAGGCAACAGTgagtataaaatatttgaatttatacATCAGATCATGTTATTTATATCCTAGTATAGAAGGCCttcaattatatttttgaaaaggctTGTTTGGAAATTTGAGGAAGGAAACAGGATTACTTGTAATTACCCACACAATTAAAAAATTTGAACTCCTTATGAAATATATCTTTAGGGATTAGTGCAGACTCAGTTGTGGGTGGCTACTCACCATCACTTTgggaaattacttaacctctctaaatCCTAACTTCTTTGTCtgaaaaatgatgatgaaaatgttttcctCACAGGGCACAGGTGAGAATTAATGGagatatgtatataaataatttctCGTAGTTCCTAATATTAAACCCGCTGCTTGGTGTCCATCcatgcttagtggttagggcaccagtcacatacactggggctggcgggtgcgaacccatcccaggcctgctaaacaactacaacaacaacaaaaatagctgggcagtgtggtgggcacctgtagtcctccattatgaggctgaggcaagagaatcacttaagcccaagagtttgaggtggctgtgagctgatgccacagcactctagagggcaacatagtgagactctgtttcaaaaaaataaaaaattaaacccaATAAAATTTACATGATAGTGATGATGACACTTTTGGTCAAACAATACCACATACTTTTGCcctggtggtgggggggaggggaatctTTCCAGTGCCACAGTTTATGTACATGCCTATGCTATTTCCCTTTTAGGTAGAATAAGCTATAACACCTAGTTACCATTTcccagtaattttaaaaatcagttttcctTCATTaacaagtttttttctttattggtaaTAATCACACTGCCTCTTTGTTTCTTCACGTTTGAGAGATTTGGGGACCAATGAATATTCATGATGATCTCAAAAAACTGAACATGGGTGCAACAAAAATAGTCACCTTAATATCAGGCAAATTTATATGTTTCCTTTATTGACTGGAGACAATGTGTAGAATACCAACTAAGTTgccattcatttatccatttaataGTGTTTGTTATCTAGTTTCCGTTTAGGCAGTTATATAAGGCTTGGAGATGGAGCAGTGAACAACAAAATTTTTTGAACCTCGTAGTGTGCCAGGAAGAATAAATTTACTTGTGATTTATAATATTAAGTGGTTTAGTCAGGCCAAAAGTCATGTTTTCTCCCTTGGGAAACTTCGTAAGATTGCTTCATGTGGGAAGAAAAACACACATCAAGATTAAGAGTGACTGTGGAGAGTATACAGAGCTTACATTTAGATCCTAGTATCTACTTGCTGATACAAGATGTAAAACTGGATAAGGATCTTCTCTTATGGAGCTTCCAAGCTAGTTGGAGGATATGATGAATACTAAGGCCGCTAAAGCGCCTTAGTATCTACAGTGCAACAAATGACCAACAGtaagaaaaagttgaaagaaacAAATGTTCATGTAGTTATCCAAATAGAGAACCCCACTCTATGTCACCATTTCAGGACTACTGACAGACACATTCAGAAATAGTAATACCATTATATTGAGTTTCTTAGTATTACCATTTCATTGATTGAACTACATTTCTGATATTTATGTTTTGGCTCCTACACTCTGTCACCACCCAGGAAACCTGTCTTTTtagttctaaaaaataaaaacatgacagATAATTAATGTGCAATAAGGGGGGAAGTAAGGCAGCCTATGAAAATGGCACAGGTTGATATGAACACAGCCCCCAGAAGGATTAGAATAAGTGAGCGACAATCTAGTCAGGGAAATGTGGAataaatttaatggaaaaaatgtcATCTAAGCTTAAGTCTTAAAACAAAAGTAGAATATTTATAGGCAGACAAAGGGCAGAGGAGGCAGACAGAAGAGACGGGCTCAGTAGAATCTGGCTGGAGGAAAGGAACAAAGAACAGAAAGATAATTACCTCAAGACGTACATGATGCTGGACAAAGCTGGATGCTTATTTTAAAACCACTAAATATCATTTGCTGGATTTAATGAGTGAAATATATTACAGAACACTGCAATTAGTTTAATTCTGTACCTTCAACAATAATGATCCCTTTTTACTCAAATGTCTCACCTAAAATCATCCTGGAGTCTCTTCCCCCATCCTCAGTCAGTACCTTACTTGCCTCCTTTTTGATTGCAAACCTCTGGAAAAGCAGGCTTTTCATATGtgtgttttacatttaattcatattttaatgtAGTATTCTGTTACAACAAATACTGCTTATTATGTATATAACAAACACTAAAGCAAGCACATCTCCAATTCTCAGAATCACAGTGGGGTAATTTAACTGTTGAGGAAACAGAAGTTTAGGAAAATTAATGAACTCAACCTAAAGCCACagaatacagtttttattttaacacaGGTCTGCTTGATTTAGGAACTCAATCCCATTCTACTCTGGTGGACCCTAACTGGTGGTACACATTTGGATTATCTGGAGAACTTTTAAAAgcgaaatttatttaaattagtttttagTGAAAGGAAAGCAAATACATATGTCCAAAGATAATCAAATAATACCATTAGACTGGCAGTGAAAAACAGCAAGCCTCTGCTTTTCTCTACTCACCCCAGATGATTTCCTTTCTCCGGAGACTTAATTTTAACTCTTAgctgttttttatttactttattttaaaaaatacatctgtACTGCTTTGACTTTTCTACATTAGGAGGCCTGACTAACCCTCCATCATCACACACAcatttgtttgttctttctcATCCTTCCAATGTTATATAATCACTTCATGTTAAATCAGTATTCAATATTTACATAATTACAATTGACGTACATGACTAATATTATTCACAGTTAACATATGCATTgtagtttttgaatttttattaatatttttctaggGTTCATAATTAACTCAGTTTTTGAAAAATCTATTAATTCAGCCCCAGGTTCTCTAGGGGCTGAAAAATCTCTAGTCCATGTTCAAATACATCAGTTACTCTTTTTCGAGACATCCCATCTGAAATCGAGATCATTAGGCATTTCCTGCTGACTTCATGCTCTTTTCCCTtacctccctccatccttctttaagacAGTTATATTACTATTCTAGAAACTTTAAGGCTACCCTGAAAGTAGTATCTTTGACCCCTCAACAACACTCTGTATTTCTCAATTTCTCACTTTATAAGGGCGCTACAACCAATTTACCTTGTCTTTTCTCCCTTAATATTCTGTATTCccaattgtattttaaaaactcagtagATAACATTTGCATTCTACTTGGTAACCATAATTAAGTATTCCCCTAAATAAGATAAAAACCATAAACATCTGCATTATTACTTGTATGTTATTTACTGAATAGCTAAGCTTTCTGCTACAACaaggtttccttttctttggctCCAAGGTCTTGATTCACATGCTGGTCACAGGAACATTGAATTAAGAGTTAATTTTCTTGCACTCCTACTATTTGTTCAAAATCCTGCAGCATTTTATGTTTGGTATTTGTAAGATGCTTTTCCTGTACAGTTCTGGGTTTTTCATTGGAAGTTTTTCTTGTGGGATGAAGAAATATATGCCTTCCATATCATATCCTCCACATCTTCAGCTTCTTATTCAAGTCTTGCTTATCATTCAATCCAGTATTAcgaaagtttattaattttcttcctgaaaatatttggccttcctggcattttgttttctgtaatgcATCCTGTGCTCTTTATCGCTTCCTGAAATTCATCCGGTGTTGGTTTCTTACACCTTCGGTGGGTCCTAACTAAGTCCTCTGCTCCCAGAACCGCGCATTTCCCCTTTCCGGAAGATGGAGGCTACAGTCCTTAGAACTCGGCTGGGAACCAAGAGCGCAGCCGCGGAAGACGCCCGGCAATCTCGCGAGACTGCGAATTTCTCCCCTGCAGCTCCGCTACGGCGCGGGGACCCCTGGGAATCGGCCATCGCGCTGGTCCCGGAGACCAGCAGCTTAGTCACGACTCTAAAAGTGTACCTGCAGGCGGATGTTGAGGATCACCGAGCCCGCGACGTAGAAGTACGGGAAGTTCATGCGCAGCTGCCAGGCCAGCTCGAAGAAGGCGAGCAGGGTGCGGGAGAGCCCCTTGCAAAAGACCCCGTACGAGGTGGGGGTTGCGACCGGGCTCGGGGCCCTGACGGCCAGGGAAGACGGAGCCGCCGCTGAGGCCATGGACCCTTTGTCGCAGGCCGTCGAGCGCCTGGAGCCAAGGGTCACCGCAGGTCCCGCAAGCCCCCGAGTGACCGCCAGGACGAGGGCCAAAGCGACCTCCGGGCTCACACCTGCGCCTCCCGCTGCTGTCGCTTCTTCCAGTGCTGCGAGCAGCCCCCGCCGCCTCTGGCGCTCCGCCCCTTCCTGTCCGCTTCTCATAGTGGTATTTACCATTGCTTAACCAGTGGTAGAGCCGGAACAGGGTACGTTATATAACATACATGAGCAGCCATGCAGatactatttttactttaaaatgaaaaagctaaataaaatgaTGTGTTTTCCCTAGGACACACGGTTTGTAAGGGCCCAAATGGGATTAAAAGTTGGGTTTGCCTGCTGTGTGATCTGGGATGTTAGCCAGGAATTTCACCCTTTTGCTTTTGTGCCATTAAGACAAGATGATCTCCTTACATAAGTCAATACAGGCACAGAGACTCTGCAATCATAATATAGCGTGACTGtcaagcaggcgtcctcaaactgcggcctgcgggccacatgaagcggtgtgaacgttttgttttttacttcaaaataagatatgtgcagtgtgggtaggaatttgttcatatatatatatatatatatatattttaattatagtcCTGCCCaacaacagtctgagggacagtgaattggccccctgtttaaaaagtttgaggacgcctgctgtaAAAGATCACCATCTTAGGatatacatttttgtgtgtgtgttaggacTATTTAAATTGCGTATGGCAGAAATTGCACACGTATTTAAGCaaaaaccaaacacacacacacacacacattcttatgtatatacacacactttaTTTTTTGCTGGACATCTAtacaaaataatatttccatccatgtaaacccaTTAAAAAGTTCCAAGGAGGTATGAAAACTTCAGTCATTAATGCATGGAGCTGCACCTATGAAACCTCTGGCTAGGCACATGCTACTGTCCgctttcaaactttttctttttgagacagtctcactttgtcagccttggtagagtgctgtggcgtcacagctcacagccaactctaactcttgggcttaagcgattctcttgcgtcagcctcccaagtagctgggattacaggtacctgccacaatgcccagctgtcgttgtagttgtcatagtttaGGACGCTCTAGCCAGGTTCTAACCCGtctgcctccgtgtatgtggccggcgccctaaccactgggcttgAGCACCAACCCCGCTTTTAAACTCTTAATACACTTAGATTAACATCAGAGTAATTCTCCCATAGTCACAATACTTTTCCTGATATTTATATGATGCGCATTTCATTACCTTCACTAATCTTCCATTTTAACTAGAAAGCTCTGTATTTTTTCATCACATACACCCTCTACATTCATGGATTATTCAAATATGTGATTTCTGATTATAACCTTCAGATTACAGTCTGGTTCTAAAAAGCATCTTCAAATATCTCACATTTCCCCCTGGACTGCATATCTTCAGTACTATTTAAAGCACAATTATGTATACTAGAGTACTTCTGTTTCTATTTATCCTACTTTTGATATGAGTGGTACAAATAAAATGCTACtgtgaaatttataaaatataatttgtattcccagctagaatttcttcttttgctaCTTTGCTGTACCAATACCACCCCAGTCAGGGTCACAGGAGTCATTAAGTCCCTGGATTTGTGGGTCATTCTCTCTTCAACTCTTCCTTTGTGCTACCCCAACTCCCAACTCCCCGCCTGCCTCAGCTCTAGTTAACTCCATGGAAACCCAGTTTTCCACTCTGAGCCTGTAGGGAAAATAGCCACCTACTGATAGGACAGCCAGATGGAGGGCCTATTCTAATGGGAAGGAATAGGTAAAGAAGATCATTTCACAAAGCTCTAAATCTTTACTCATTAATACTCCAAAGATGAAGGATTTCCATGAAATCCTGACAGAGGATTGAACCTGATAGAGGAGAGTGGGATAAGACCACTAGTTGTGGTATTCATTCTGTCCCTTGATCTTTAGATTTGAATGACTAATACCCACACTTGCCAATAGCACATATGAACAAGTTACCAGCAATAATGCATATCCTAAGCCATTTCTCTGTGGGTACTTCAATGATTCTTAACTTGGCGTTCCTTTCTTGATCTTTGTTATTCTCCTATTTTTGACTTTATATTccagttttgataaattttaaaggcttgTTTAGTTTGATGATCTTTTGGAAAAGTTTCAAGGTAAACTATAGTATGTCTGCAAAGTACCATCTTGCCAAATTATCAATTCCTTTTTTGAGAATTTGCCAATGTAAATGCTCTATTATATGTAAGAAGTGCATTCAAAGTGCAAGGATTGGACCTAAATGATCCAAGCCTGAAGGTATGAGGAAAATTGCAGATCAGTGAGTTAATCCAACATGTGCATACCAGCAAATTGAGTTCAGTCTTCTGATCATCATCACACCCCTGAAAACTGCTTGAGGTTTAGTAAAATTCtttaaaggaaacaaattatATCAATTGATCTCAATGATTGGGTTTCATAACAACATTAGGTAATTTCTATATAGTCAGGCATCAGATGTCTAATACTGAAGCAGAGAATCAGTTGCAACGTTAGAGATTAAGAATGTTCTCTATATATGTTTAAGGAAAGATACTATGCTGTTGGTGCTATTAGAATTCATGATTGTACTGTTTGGCTTGATAGGACAGAACTTTGGCTTTATGAAAGCcttgataaaaatttatttttgtaggaggaaaaaagaaatcatagaaaagaaatcatatttttgtattaggaaaagaaatcataGTAGAAGTccatataaaaatcttttttttttttttgctatgcctttaatatatatgtatggttTGGTATCATTGTACTTCTCCTTAGAACATTCATATAGCTAAACATACGCTTGTTTCCACTTTTCCAGGAAAACTTGTTTTGTTCTCTGCACTCTCGCTTCTCTTTTAGACAATGGGATATGCTGAATAGTTGTCAAATTACTATGCTCTAGGTTACAAAGGCAAAGGAAGCTGCATGAGAAGTCACCTATCTGGATCGTTCACTAAAGATTTTTTACAAAGTCGGTAAGTTTGTATCCGATACATGTGGAAGGATaggatatatgtatgtattttgaaaacaatttgagaattttccttttggtggcgggggtggggggagaaaacCATGTAAGAATGTTGCTCTACTGTAACAAGGAGAATAAACTAGATAGGCTACAAAGTCATAATTTATTTTGAGCTTGTTAGAGCTGAAGTTGCAAGGTAAGCAGGTAAATTGAATTCCAAAACACGACAAGCCTTTCCAAGTTGGACACGTGAACCATTAAATTTTTGGCAGAACATGAGAAGAATAGCTAGCTGTTGTAAGGTAGATGAGAATAAAATGGCTGAAATTTGAACCAATTTTTACAAAAACTCAGTTGTAGTTTAGTGTGACAGTTTAGAGTGCCTGGGAGACTCAGATCCAAGAGTGATCAGTAATTGCTAGCTCCTTTCTCTAAGCCTCTCTACCAAGTGTGTTGCAAGATAGGGGTCAGAGCAGGAGGCATAAGAAGGCCCCCTTTATTGTACATGGaatggtaggcagaataatggtctCCCAAAGATGTCCATAGTCTAATCTTTTTAACTTGTTAATATGCTAACCTTGCATTGTTATAAGGACTTTGCATATGTGATTAAGGATATGCTTCATGAGATAGAAGATTTTCTGGATTATTTAGGTGGGTCTGTTCTAATCATATGAGCCCTTAAAAGCAGAGATTCTTTCTGAGTGAAAGAAAAGGGTGTGTCAATGGACGAAAGGTTAGAGGGATGCAACACTTCTGATTTTGAAGATGGAAAGGACTCCCTGAGCCATGTCTGCAGGTAGTTTCTAGAAGTTGGGAATGGTAAGGAAATGGATTCTCACCTAGAGCCTCAGAAAACAATAtgaccctgctgacaccttgatttttgaTCTATAGAACTATAGATAATTAACTTGTGGCATTTAAATCACcaaatttgtggcaatttgttatagcaTCAATAGGAATATGAAATACAGGGGAATATAGTCTTAAGTCTGAAGGTAGAACAATAGAAAACTGGAAACCCCATTTGCACTCTGGACTGTGCATCAGTAACAGGTGTTTGTTGGCCAGTGCTGGGGGATGAGCAAGAAGACTGCTTATGTTCTGGATCTTTATTAAGCAAAACCTACTTTCTGCTGAGTGAGGGGCAGGAAATCGCAATAACTTGGTCCCTGCTCTGATATCAGGCTGATTGGCACCAGGGGAAGGGTAAGAAACCTGCCTGCACCCCTGGATCTCCACTGAAACATGTTAGAGGTCTGCTGAAACTCACTTGCTCTGCCCCACACTGACAATAGAAGCCATCTGCTACTTAGGAAGGGCACAAAATATACCCACTGTGAACTCTGGACACTAGGCAAAGGCACCTGCTGCTGGAGGGGGCCAGTTAATCTGATGATGCCAATGCCAAGACCCTTTACTGATAAATTTAGGCTGACATTCAGGAGGAATAGGAAGGCTACCTGCCGTGGACTCCAATACTGACACTAGGTAAAAGCCCTCTGTTACCACTGGTGGAGGAAAAGGAAATCTGCTTTTAACCAGGTTCCTACACTGATTCTAGGAGGAAGTTTTTTGCTTGTTGTGTGGGTGGTTGGAACACTAACGAATCCCCCCATCTGAGGTAAAGATATATAGCGGATGTACCATATGGGCAGGTGCTTGAGGAAGAGAACAAATTCCATTGCTCTACCTTGAATTTTGCAGTGAGTGAGTGGCAAGCAATATGAGTATGTTTTGGGGAGAGCAGCAAGAGTGTGGGAAGAAATGGTGCACGTGTGGACTCCTGAAGCTGAATCTGAGCACTGAACTCCTTTAGCATTCTGGTCCTCACCTTAACACAAAGTGGTGGCATTCCACCACTGGAGCAGTTTGAACCTAAGggcagacacacatgcaaaataCCAGCCATTGTTAAAACAGTGGCACAGAGGTTGTAATGATTAgaggctttaaaaataataatgattaataatgttaaaaatctGGGGGAAAAGGTAAATAACATGCATAAACAGAAAATCTTAGCAGAGAGATGGGAACTGTataaaaagctagaaatgaaAAACGTGGTGTTGGAGATGAAAGATTCCTTTGACCATTCATCAACACACTGAAGAAAGACTCCGTGATAGTgctgggcacactggctcatgcctataatcccagaaacTGAGGAGGCTGAGTCATTGGTTGAGGCTgagattttgagaccagcctgggtaacacaggagaccctgtctctaaaaaagtgaaagaaagttAGCTGGACCTAGTGATGCATACTGTAGTCTCAGCAGCTCAAGAGACTGGTGctcaaggattgcttgagcccaggagtaggctacagtgaactatgattgcactCCTGTACTCCAAGATGGGCAACAGAGTcccatcacttaaaaaaaaggggggggggaaggatCAGTGATATTGAAGGTAGATCAGTAAGAACTTCTGAAACtgaaacataaagagaaaaatgaaaaaagagtgaCAGTGAAAATTAGAAGACTGAAAATACTaattggtgaggatgtggggtGACTGTAATCCTCATATGTTACTGGGGCAGATGCAAAGTGGCACAGTCTCTTTGGATAAGAGTTTGATAGTTTCTTATAGTTAACGATTCTGTTAAACCTGTCAGTTCTTAAATGAAAACATCTATACAGTTGgatactactcagcaatgaaaaagtAAACTATGTGACAACATAGATGACTATAGAAGTGTTCTGTTAAGTGcaaacagaaaagcaaacatgGTGCCATTTGTGCCATTTATACTATAatattctagaaagaaaaaaaaatatgacagcAAATACATTAGTGATCATCAGGGACCTCCGGGAGGAATGCACTACAAAGGAGTGAGGGAACATCAAGgaatgttttttttgtgtgtgtgtgtgtgtgttttggctggggctgcatttgaatccgccacctccggcatatggggctggcaccctactcctttgagccacaggtgctgcccggaatGTTTTTGAGGTaatagaaatgttctatatcttgattgtggtaattacaatactgtataatttttttttgtcattttttttttattaaatcataactgtatacattgatatgatcatggggcatcatacactcacttcataaaccatttgacacatttttatcacagtggttaacatagcctttccggcgttatctcttactgtgccaaaacatttacattctacatttagcaagtttcacaaatacccctgtaatatgcaccacaggtgtgatcccaccgatccccctccctctacccacccacccccctttcccacttccccctattgttaagttgtagctgggttatagctttcatgtgagagtcccaaattagtttcatagtagggctgtgtacattgggtactttttcttccattcttgggatactttactaagaagaatatgttccagctccatccatgtaaacatgaaagaggtaaagtctccttctttctttaaggctgcatagtattccatggtatacatata includes:
- the SMIM10L1 gene encoding small integral membrane protein 10-like protein 1, with protein sequence MVNTTMRSGQEGAERQRRRGLLAALEEATAAGGAGVSPEVALALVLAVTRGLAGPAVTLGSRRSTACDKGSMASAAAPSSLAVRAPSPVATPTSYGVFCKGLSRTLLAFFELAWQLRMNFPYFYVAGSVILNIRLQVHF